Proteins encoded within one genomic window of Candidatus Sysuiplasma jiujiangense:
- a CDS encoding Zn-ribbon domain-containing OB-fold protein, with amino-acid sequence MANPRYWRENPSRYTLLGVKCGNCSGVFFPPRAICPRCRRKSLGKIKPYRLSGKGKVYSYTLVHEPMPDFSLMRPYVMAMVEMDEGVRVTAQIVDCKPEDVSIGMKVEAIFRKLGSEGNSGIIRYGYKFRPAV; translated from the coding sequence ATGGCAAATCCCAGGTACTGGAGAGAAAATCCAAGCAGATATACACTCCTCGGTGTGAAGTGCGGTAACTGCAGTGGCGTCTTCTTTCCGCCCAGGGCCATCTGTCCAAGATGCAGGAGGAAGAGCCTCGGTAAGATAAAACCGTACAGGCTTTCAGGAAAAGGAAAAGTGTACTCTTATACGCTCGTGCATGAGCCGATGCCGGACTTTTCCCTCATGAGGCCGTACGTGATGGCAATGGTCGAGATGGACGAGGGAGTGAGAGTGACGGCGCAGATAGTCGACTGCAAACCGGAGGACGTCAGCATAGGAATGAAGGTAGAGGCGATATTCAGGAAACTCGGTTCTGAAGGAAACTCGGGAATAATACGGTACGGATACAAATTCAGACCGGCGGTTTAG
- a CDS encoding CinA family protein — protein MKNLVEQLSSHLASGRKTISLAESVTGGMVSAALTSRPGVSSFFRGAVVAYSSSAKQEILGVPGKTIAAFGPVSGEVAEEMASGVSKIMKTDMAVATTGLAGPGGDGTGNPVGLCYIAVFVDGKTSIRRSVYSGGRDAVRQSCAADALLFCNEMLADILRGKRKPGGNP, from the coding sequence ATGAAAAATCTGGTTGAACAGCTGTCGTCGCACCTTGCATCGGGCCGTAAGACAATTTCGCTTGCAGAATCCGTAACCGGCGGAATGGTGAGCGCCGCACTGACCTCAAGGCCGGGCGTCTCCTCTTTTTTCAGGGGAGCGGTAGTCGCATACAGCAGCAGCGCTAAACAGGAAATTCTCGGAGTGCCAGGAAAGACAATCGCGGCATTTGGGCCGGTTAGCGGTGAAGTCGCGGAAGAAATGGCTTCCGGCGTGTCGAAGATCATGAAGACGGACATGGCTGTTGCAACAACCGGCCTCGCCGGCCCGGGAGGCGATGGCACAGGGAATCCTGTCGGTCTCTGCTACATAGCTGTATTCGTGGACGGGAAAACCAGCATCAGGAGGAGCGTTTACTCCGGCGGGCGGGATGCCGTCCGGCAGAGTTGTGCTGCAGACGCACTCCTGTTCTGCAATGAGATGCTTGCTGACATCCTCAGGGGGAAGCGGAAACCAGGCGGCAATCCGTAA
- a CDS encoding helix-turn-helix domain-containing protein, which yields MHSALKEKIAGEIVLSADPGRTMKKWREEFHLSQLELSRELKISASVISDYESGRRKSPGASMVRRYVEAMISLELRSGGRFIKRFDTEATPDYLLSMREFSRSIHLDELISAIDAENLSKEVSTDRYLHGYTLLDSIKAITSLGSADYLKIFGWSSQRALIFTSVKFGRSPMIAVRAHPMKPAAVVYHRPENIDQLAILLSKLENIPLLRSDIEQRDMIEILEKFGDENSDVRTK from the coding sequence ATGCATAGCGCGCTGAAGGAAAAGATTGCAGGAGAAATCGTTCTCTCTGCGGATCCCGGGCGCACGATGAAGAAGTGGCGAGAAGAATTCCACCTGAGCCAGCTTGAGCTGTCGAGGGAGCTGAAAATATCCGCCTCAGTGATCAGCGACTATGAATCCGGGCGAAGAAAATCGCCCGGAGCCTCCATGGTCAGGAGGTACGTTGAGGCAATGATCAGTCTGGAGCTCAGGAGCGGCGGAAGGTTTATCAAGCGCTTTGACACCGAGGCGACACCCGATTACCTTCTGAGCATGAGGGAATTTTCCAGATCCATTCACCTTGATGAGCTCATTTCAGCAATAGACGCAGAAAACCTTTCAAAGGAAGTGAGCACTGACCGATACCTTCATGGTTATACCCTGCTGGACAGTATAAAGGCCATAACCTCGCTTGGCTCCGCTGATTATCTGAAGATATTCGGATGGAGCAGCCAGAGAGCACTGATTTTTACTAGCGTGAAATTCGGCAGGTCTCCCATGATAGCGGTAAGAGCCCATCCGATGAAGCCTGCTGCTGTAGTGTATCACAGGCCTGAAAACATCGACCAGCTGGCCATACTGCTGTCTAAACTTGAAAACATACCGCTGCTCAGAAGCGACATAGAACAGAGAGACATGATAGAAATACTGGAAAAATTCGGAGATGAAAACAGTGATGTTCGGACAAAGTGA
- a CDS encoding acetamidase/formamidase family protein, translated as MGNAFVDGHKIENLILAWSSKNKPVLEISSGDRVTFNVPDSSTNQVKLGSPASAVSMKDGSLTDAAVGPVYVRGAKKKDILRVEILDIKCGNWGWSMHSPDFGLLPEIFPERKVYYWSIEDGYARPYRNEFLKGLSLRTRPFMGVMGVAPSAKSDYPLIPPQYFGGNMDNRRLRRGSVVLFPVNVDGALFATADTHALQGDGEVCGTAIETESRLSLRISVIPAKEATHSLTAPLVISREYREESAFISTSGISSDPYKAAKSAVSQMIDLMSEAGLDRSEAYVLCSLAGNLSVGEVVDMPNWNIIFSIDAATLDKLGLEIQNF; from the coding sequence ATGGGCAACGCATTTGTCGACGGCCACAAAATCGAAAACCTTATTCTGGCATGGTCCTCAAAAAACAAACCTGTCCTGGAAATTTCCTCCGGGGACAGAGTGACATTCAACGTTCCTGATTCGTCAACGAACCAGGTGAAACTCGGTTCCCCCGCCTCGGCTGTTTCAATGAAAGATGGCTCGCTCACTGACGCCGCCGTTGGTCCGGTGTATGTGCGTGGTGCAAAGAAGAAGGACATACTCCGTGTCGAAATACTGGACATCAAATGCGGAAACTGGGGATGGAGCATGCATTCCCCGGATTTCGGTCTCCTCCCCGAAATTTTTCCCGAGAGGAAAGTCTATTACTGGTCTATAGAGGACGGCTATGCCAGGCCCTACAGAAATGAGTTTCTGAAAGGGCTGTCGCTCAGGACCAGGCCATTCATGGGGGTAATGGGCGTGGCGCCGTCCGCCAAATCCGATTATCCTCTGATTCCCCCTCAGTATTTCGGCGGAAATATGGACAACAGGCGCCTCCGGCGCGGGAGCGTCGTCCTTTTCCCGGTCAATGTCGACGGAGCTCTCTTTGCCACTGCAGATACCCATGCGCTTCAGGGAGACGGTGAAGTCTGCGGCACCGCCATCGAAACAGAGTCCAGACTCAGCCTGAGAATTTCTGTTATTCCAGCAAAGGAGGCCACACATTCCCTGACCGCCCCTCTTGTCATTTCAAGGGAATACCGGGAAGAATCCGCTTTCATTTCGACTTCCGGCATTTCCAGTGATCCTTACAAAGCGGCCAAATCAGCCGTTTCACAGATGATTGACCTGATGAGCGAAGCCGGACTCGACAGGTCAGAGGCTTATGTCCTCTGTTCGCTCGCCGGGAATCTGAGTGTGGGCGAAGTCGTCGACATGCCCAACTGGAATATTATTTTTTCAATAGATGCAGCAACACTGGATAAGCTGGGGCTTGAGATTCAGAATTTCTGA
- a CDS encoding alpha/beta hydrolase — MSSESGLSADNSYFESRDFGRVGYLDEGESDSVLLLLHGWNSHSGTWKKVVPRLKRKFRVVAPSLPPHFGEFMDMPVRGYASAADELLRHLGIGKAALLGNSMGGWIALHFLCSFPRRVTALVLEDTAGIGFDLDSDGMRSDPLVSCVVRSGVRTLIVWGAGDSIIPSAVGRALHDAIRNSIYLEFSDSGHVPHWQQPAEFVSAVEKFMLER; from the coding sequence GTGTCATCTGAAAGCGGTCTTTCGGCGGACAACAGTTACTTCGAATCAAGGGATTTCGGCAGAGTCGGCTACCTTGACGAAGGCGAATCGGACAGCGTACTCCTTCTTCTCCATGGCTGGAATTCACATTCCGGAACCTGGAAGAAGGTTGTTCCCCGGCTGAAAAGGAAGTTCAGGGTGGTTGCCCCGTCGCTGCCTCCGCACTTCGGTGAATTCATGGACATGCCGGTACGTGGATATGCGTCGGCGGCCGACGAACTGCTCCGTCATCTCGGAATCGGGAAGGCGGCACTTCTCGGTAACTCGATGGGAGGATGGATTGCACTGCACTTTCTCTGCTCGTTCCCGCGGAGGGTCACAGCGCTGGTTCTTGAGGATACGGCAGGTATCGGATTCGACCTCGATTCCGACGGGATGCGCTCAGATCCTCTTGTCAGCTGTGTTGTCAGGAGCGGAGTAAGGACGCTTATAGTGTGGGGTGCCGGCGACAGCATTATACCGTCTGCAGTGGGAAGAGCTCTTCATGATGCGATCAGGAACAGCATCTATCTGGAATTCTCCGATTCGGGGCATGTGCCGCACTGGCAGCAGCCGGCGGAGTTTGTTTCAGCAGTGGAGAAATTTATGCTGGAGAGATAG
- a CDS encoding hydroxymethylglutaryl-CoA synthase, with product MFGQSENGAGIVSYGAYVPRFRILPEEIARIWGENGDAVKKGLMIYSKSVPYPDEDVITISVEAARNALARCSVDPEEIGAVYVGSESHPYAVKPSGTIVAEAIGASHFITVADYEFACKAGTAAMQTSMGLVISRMVKYSLAIGADTSQGAPGDALEYSASAGGAAYIIGIDNIIASINRTFSFTSDTPDFWRREGQAYPSHGGRFTGEPAYFRHVSTCAKELMKLQGTTADDYDYAVFHQPNGKFPTRVAQMLGFEKKQFETGLMTPYIGNTYSASMMIGLAAILDIAKPGDRIFGVAFGSGAGSDGFDITVTDAMNGFHRENAPTVKQLVENSETLDYGTYAKFKGKIVMKE from the coding sequence ATGTTCGGACAAAGTGAAAATGGTGCAGGCATAGTGAGTTACGGGGCATACGTGCCCAGATTCAGGATACTGCCGGAGGAGATTGCCAGGATCTGGGGAGAGAACGGAGACGCAGTGAAAAAGGGACTGATGATATACAGCAAGTCAGTCCCGTACCCCGACGAGGATGTCATAACAATTTCGGTGGAGGCGGCCAGGAATGCCCTCGCGAGATGTTCCGTAGACCCTGAAGAAATCGGGGCAGTCTATGTGGGAAGCGAATCGCATCCGTATGCAGTCAAGCCTTCAGGCACCATAGTTGCGGAGGCCATTGGCGCTTCGCATTTTATTACAGTGGCTGACTACGAGTTCGCATGCAAGGCGGGGACAGCCGCGATGCAGACAAGCATGGGACTCGTGATTTCCAGGATGGTGAAATACTCTCTGGCAATAGGTGCAGATACTTCACAGGGTGCTCCGGGAGACGCGCTCGAATATTCGGCTTCCGCCGGCGGTGCGGCATACATTATCGGAATAGACAACATTATTGCCAGCATAAACAGGACCTTCTCGTTCACTTCAGACACTCCAGACTTCTGGAGGAGAGAGGGACAGGCATATCCGAGCCACGGGGGGAGGTTTACCGGGGAGCCTGCCTATTTCAGGCATGTGAGCACCTGTGCAAAGGAACTCATGAAACTCCAGGGCACGACTGCAGACGATTACGACTACGCCGTATTCCATCAGCCAAACGGTAAATTTCCCACGAGGGTGGCGCAGATGCTAGGTTTCGAGAAAAAGCAGTTTGAGACGGGCCTGATGACGCCGTACATCGGCAACACATATTCCGCATCCATGATGATCGGACTTGCTGCGATCCTCGACATTGCAAAGCCCGGGGACCGCATATTCGGTGTTGCGTTCGGTTCGGGGGCAGGAAGCGACGGATTCGACATCACCGTCACGGACGCAATGAACGGTTTCCACAGGGAGAACGCACCGACTGTAAAGCAGCTAGTGGAAAATTCGGAAACGCTCGACTACGGCACATATGCCAAATTCAAGGGAAAAATAGTCATGAAGGAATGA
- a CDS encoding chloride channel protein, whose product MAKDSTEGESIGIMESLKIRILSGYVRKWFFIGIFIGTVAGIGSLVLYYAISLATNVFLTGITGFVPPSPISEGGSAVYHFGSYRYYLIPVSTGLGGLIAGLIVYGFAPEAEGHGTDAAIEAFHFRKGIIRRRVPFVKLVASAVTIGSGGSAGREGPVAQIAAGFGSFIADIMKLSERDRRIAVAAGIGAGIGSIFMAPLGGALLSTEVLYRRDFEVEALIPSIIASVTGYAIFGYFFNYQPLFSLPSSSILLFLHPQSLLLYALIGAITGVVGIIYVATFYGVRNFFSKRVKLPKYFRPAVGGVLVGLIAIAFPEVLGLGYGWVQLILLNNLALLPLWILIALIFAKIFATSLSIGSGGSGGVFAPGIVIGTLVGAVIAVVFHDYFGSLFPYLNITEIAIVGMIAFFGGVSKAPISIIIMGTEMTGGYALFLPLMLATTIAYFVSGSKYSIYRAQVMDRMHSPAHSEEYEKPIMDYIGVKEAMNPNIVTVDADMNIGDAYRLAVELKASGVVVTRNNQAEGYITFIELNEGFNSGRPKVSDIVKIRAGTINSDLTAHDAFNELTGKKMEILAVFDQKRNEIIGAVGLQDIARKYNEKIKEIAEASNREEEF is encoded by the coding sequence GTGGCGAAAGACAGCACTGAAGGTGAAAGCATCGGCATAATGGAATCGCTGAAGATCCGCATACTCTCAGGCTATGTCAGAAAATGGTTTTTCATCGGTATTTTCATAGGGACGGTCGCTGGAATAGGATCGCTGGTGCTGTATTATGCCATATCACTTGCGACAAACGTTTTTCTCACAGGCATTACCGGATTTGTCCCTCCCTCACCGATAAGCGAAGGAGGGAGCGCCGTGTATCACTTCGGCAGCTACAGGTACTATCTTATACCCGTATCGACCGGACTCGGAGGTCTCATTGCGGGACTGATAGTCTATGGATTCGCACCGGAGGCCGAAGGACACGGTACCGATGCTGCGATAGAGGCGTTTCATTTCAGAAAGGGGATCATCAGGAGAAGGGTTCCGTTCGTGAAACTGGTGGCCTCAGCCGTGACCATAGGCTCCGGCGGCAGTGCAGGGAGGGAAGGACCTGTAGCGCAGATCGCTGCAGGATTCGGTTCATTCATTGCCGACATAATGAAGCTGAGCGAACGGGACAGAAGAATTGCTGTTGCGGCAGGAATAGGTGCGGGAATAGGAAGCATATTCATGGCCCCTCTCGGAGGAGCACTGCTGAGCACCGAAGTTCTCTACAGGAGGGACTTTGAAGTCGAAGCGCTCATACCCTCGATCATAGCATCCGTGACGGGATATGCGATTTTCGGCTACTTCTTCAACTATCAGCCGCTGTTTTCCCTGCCTTCATCTTCGATACTCCTGTTCCTGCATCCCCAGTCGCTGCTTCTCTATGCCCTCATCGGAGCCATAACCGGTGTTGTCGGTATAATCTACGTCGCCACCTTTTACGGTGTGAGGAATTTCTTTTCCAAAAGGGTAAAACTGCCGAAATACTTCAGACCCGCAGTCGGCGGTGTCCTGGTCGGGCTGATTGCAATTGCTTTTCCCGAGGTCCTCGGCCTGGGTTACGGATGGGTTCAGCTCATACTGCTGAACAATCTCGCCCTGCTGCCCCTCTGGATACTCATTGCACTCATCTTTGCAAAGATATTCGCTACATCCCTCAGCATTGGCTCCGGCGGCTCCGGGGGCGTTTTTGCACCGGGAATTGTGATAGGAACGCTGGTTGGCGCCGTAATCGCTGTTGTCTTCCACGATTATTTCGGCTCACTTTTCCCGTACCTCAACATAACGGAAATCGCGATTGTGGGAATGATTGCCTTCTTCGGAGGCGTGTCAAAGGCTCCCATCTCGATAATCATCATGGGGACAGAGATGACAGGCGGATATGCACTCTTCCTGCCGCTGATGCTGGCGACCACAATAGCCTACTTTGTATCCGGCAGCAAATATTCAATCTACCGTGCACAGGTGATGGACAGGATGCATTCGCCCGCACATTCGGAAGAATATGAGAAGCCAATAATGGATTATATCGGTGTAAAGGAAGCAATGAATCCTAATATTGTGACGGTGGACGCCGATATGAACATCGGGGACGCATACAGGCTTGCGGTGGAGCTGAAAGCATCCGGTGTGGTAGTGACACGAAACAATCAGGCTGAAGGCTACATCACTTTCATTGAGTTAAACGAAGGTTTCAACAGCGGCCGGCCGAAAGTTTCAGACATAGTGAAGATCAGGGCAGGCACGATAAACTCTGACCTTACAGCACACGACGCATTCAATGAGCTTACGGGCAAAAAGATGGAGATCCTTGCGGTCTTTGACCAGAAGAGGAATGAAATCATCGGGGCTGTCGGTCTTCAGGATATTGCAAGAAAATACAATGAGAAGATCAAGGAGATTGCTGAAGCCTCCAACAGGGAAGAGGAATTCTGA
- a CDS encoding thiolase domain-containing protein has product MREVAIIGIGDTRFGELWEHSLRDIGMQAGLSAVGDAGITGEQIEALYIGNMAAGSLIDQEHLGALVADYSGLASLHLPAVRIEAAGASGGMALREGYMAVASAMHDIVMVAGAEKMTDVTDEEIPRIQMAGGDQQWEGLTGATMASLHAMIAKRHMHEYGTTREQIASVSVKNHRNGSMNSTAQYQKAIDISTVLKAPMVSDPLGVFDCAPISDGSAALILAPLEAAKKYAQEPVVIASSSAATDTLALHHRESITRFDSVRVASNNAYRKANVRPKDIKIAEVHDSFTISEILNIEDLGFFEKGKGGAATLEGMTEINGVVSVNTSGGLKSRGDPMGATGIAQAVEVVRQLRGQAEKRQVSDAEYGLSLNVGGTGATSVVHIFRRA; this is encoded by the coding sequence ATGAGAGAAGTGGCGATTATCGGGATAGGCGACACGCGTTTCGGAGAACTCTGGGAACACTCTCTCAGGGACATAGGCATGCAGGCCGGCCTTTCAGCAGTCGGCGATGCCGGCATAACAGGCGAGCAAATAGAGGCGCTCTATATCGGCAACATGGCCGCCGGAAGCCTGATCGACCAGGAACACCTCGGGGCGCTTGTTGCGGATTATTCAGGCCTTGCCTCGCTCCACCTGCCCGCAGTGCGTATCGAGGCGGCCGGTGCATCCGGCGGAATGGCACTGAGAGAGGGATATATGGCAGTTGCCTCCGCCATGCACGATATTGTGATGGTGGCCGGAGCTGAGAAAATGACGGACGTGACAGACGAGGAAATACCGCGAATACAGATGGCAGGCGGCGATCAGCAGTGGGAAGGGCTTACGGGAGCAACAATGGCCAGTCTTCATGCCATGATAGCAAAGAGGCACATGCATGAATACGGCACCACGAGGGAGCAGATAGCCAGCGTTTCGGTGAAGAACCACAGGAACGGCTCAATGAATTCGACTGCACAGTACCAGAAGGCTATAGACATCAGCACGGTGCTGAAGGCACCGATGGTTTCTGACCCCCTTGGAGTGTTCGACTGCGCACCGATTTCAGACGGATCCGCGGCACTCATACTTGCACCGCTCGAGGCAGCAAAAAAATACGCCCAGGAGCCGGTGGTCATTGCCTCATCTTCGGCGGCAACAGATACACTCGCCCTTCACCACCGCGAAAGCATAACGAGATTCGACTCCGTCCGTGTTGCCTCAAACAATGCATACAGGAAGGCAAACGTCAGGCCAAAGGACATTAAGATTGCAGAAGTCCACGATTCTTTTACCATTTCGGAAATACTGAACATAGAGGATCTCGGATTTTTTGAAAAGGGGAAGGGCGGTGCAGCCACGCTGGAAGGAATGACAGAAATAAACGGCGTTGTCTCGGTCAACACCTCAGGCGGACTGAAATCCAGGGGAGATCCCATGGGAGCAACCGGCATCGCGCAGGCGGTAGAAGTCGTGAGACAGCTGCGGGGCCAGGCGGAAAAGAGACAGGTCAGCGATGCGGAATACGGCCTGTCGCTCAATGTGGGTGGAACAGGTGCAACATCGGTTGTTCACATATTCAGGAGGGCTTAG
- the msrA gene encoding peptide-methionine (S)-S-oxide reductase MsrA — MNAHDSKLNLKTAVLGGGCFWCTDAVFSEVIGVERTECGYAGGNVENPSYELVCSGNTGHAEVVRIAYDPLKIDYRSILEIFFATHDPTTVDRQGPDYGSQYRSIILYQTQEEKQIAEHLIAEMTEQKVFDDPIVTEVVPLNDFYPAEEYHQKFFSRNPGKPYCRIVIGPKVSKFRKKHQDLLKTA, encoded by the coding sequence ATGAATGCACATGACAGTAAACTGAATTTGAAAACTGCCGTTTTGGGTGGCGGATGCTTCTGGTGCACCGATGCAGTTTTTTCCGAAGTGATCGGAGTTGAAAGAACTGAATGCGGCTATGCCGGCGGGAACGTGGAAAATCCTTCCTACGAACTTGTCTGTTCGGGAAACACAGGGCACGCTGAAGTTGTCAGGATAGCATATGATCCGCTGAAGATTGATTACAGAAGCATTCTCGAAATTTTCTTTGCAACGCATGACCCGACGACGGTGGACAGGCAGGGGCCCGATTACGGCTCCCAGTACAGATCAATAATACTATATCAGACCCAGGAAGAGAAACAAATTGCGGAGCACCTTATCGCTGAAATGACGGAGCAGAAGGTATTCGACGATCCCATTGTCACGGAAGTTGTTCCGCTCAATGATTTTTATCCTGCCGAGGAATACCATCAGAAATTTTTCAGCAGGAATCCCGGCAAGCCGTACTGCAGGATAGTCATAGGACCGAAGGTTTCAAAATTCAGGAAGAAGCACCAGGATCTGCTGAAAACGGCTTAA
- a CDS encoding methyltransferase domain-containing protein produces the protein MEPKNEEHDRRVEGFFSRKSEGYAKSASHAGGSDLHLLVSNLPLSGNSTALDIATGTGFTAIEMAKHLKSVCAIDRTEEMLRQAIILSKHKGLANIDFFTADVSRIPFKAGMFDIVTCRRAAHHFSEKGEFLMEARRVLKAHGSLGIADMIAPAGMEAEYNGFERARDSSHGLAENKNDWKRIVEDAGFMIQFLKVEEERVSFEKWLFPVTESEEGGKKARRFLDGSPFDFKKSISYDAAEDSFLKRRIVIVATADGGD, from the coding sequence ATGGAACCAAAGAATGAGGAACACGACAGAAGGGTCGAAGGATTTTTCAGCCGGAAGTCGGAGGGGTATGCGAAGAGTGCTTCTCATGCCGGCGGCTCCGACCTGCACCTGCTTGTTTCGAATCTGCCACTGAGCGGAAACAGTACTGCACTGGATATAGCAACGGGAACCGGTTTTACGGCGATTGAAATGGCAAAGCATCTGAAATCCGTTTGTGCCATTGACAGGACGGAAGAAATGCTCAGGCAGGCAATAATTCTCTCGAAGCATAAGGGTCTGGCAAACATCGATTTCTTCACAGCGGATGTTTCCCGCATTCCGTTCAAAGCAGGCATGTTCGATATCGTGACATGCAGAAGAGCGGCACATCATTTCAGCGAGAAGGGGGAGTTCCTGATGGAGGCCCGCAGGGTGCTGAAGGCGCATGGTTCACTGGGAATTGCAGATATGATCGCTCCAGCCGGTATGGAGGCGGAATACAACGGGTTTGAGAGGGCCAGAGACAGCAGCCATGGGCTTGCGGAAAATAAAAACGACTGGAAACGGATTGTCGAGGATGCCGGATTCATGATACAATTCCTTAAAGTCGAGGAGGAAAGGGTTTCCTTTGAAAAATGGCTGTTCCCTGTGACAGAATCCGAAGAAGGCGGCAAAAAAGCAAGGCGCTTCCTTGACGGCAGCCCCTTCGACTTCAAGAAATCCATTTCATACGATGCTGCGGAAGACAGCTTCCTTAAGAGGAGAATAGTGATCGTGGCAACTGCGGATGGAGGAGACTGA
- the hutH gene encoding histidine ammonia-lyase, translating into MTGELRISGNALTVESLVEVARHNRKILLDRNSLEKVKRSRKLLEKMLRRGETVYGVNTGFGELCNTRIDSREAAELQRNLVLSTCAGTGDPVSAEETRALMLLRLNTLMRGYSGVRTEVVALLRDMLNRGVHPVIPSRGSVGASGDLAPLAHMASVMIGEGEAEFEGKIMKGSEALRAAKLETIELREKEGLALINGTQFMTALGAIAVYDTRRLLEQSLAVFSMSLEALRGRIDQFSMKAMGVRPHSGMKYVAARLNDIARGSRLIGNGERTQDPYTLRCAPQVLGPLHEMLNYCSQVLTVEMNSTTDNPLVLTEDEKVISAGNFHGQPVATVLDSLCIPLQAMVSFSERRVARLTDSKLSGLTPFLADRPGLESGYMVLQYTAAALVSENKVLSHPSSSDSIPTSANQEDFVSMGAYSAIKLRQMVRNAFAVIGIEAICAARALEIAGGPSAPEIARIHVSVRKRIKGYSGDRIHSGDIETIAGMLRDGALLLPE; encoded by the coding sequence ATGACAGGCGAACTCAGGATCAGCGGCAACGCCCTGACTGTTGAATCACTGGTTGAGGTTGCAAGACATAACAGGAAAATTTTGCTCGACAGAAATTCACTCGAAAAGGTGAAAAGATCGAGGAAACTGCTTGAGAAAATGCTGAGGCGTGGGGAAACAGTATACGGTGTCAATACAGGTTTCGGCGAGCTCTGCAACACAAGAATAGACAGCAGAGAGGCTGCGGAACTGCAGAGGAATCTTGTCCTGAGCACATGTGCAGGAACCGGTGATCCTGTTTCCGCCGAGGAAACAAGAGCACTGATGCTGCTGAGGCTGAATACGCTCATGCGCGGCTATTCAGGCGTCAGGACTGAGGTTGTGGCGCTGCTCAGGGACATGCTGAACCGCGGCGTACATCCTGTCATACCGTCACGCGGTTCGGTAGGTGCAAGCGGCGATCTTGCTCCGCTCGCACACATGGCGTCTGTAATGATCGGCGAGGGGGAAGCGGAGTTCGAAGGAAAGATTATGAAAGGGAGCGAAGCACTCCGCGCTGCAAAACTAGAAACGATCGAGCTCAGGGAGAAGGAGGGGCTCGCACTCATCAACGGGACACAGTTCATGACTGCTCTCGGCGCAATAGCCGTGTACGATACAAGAAGACTGCTGGAGCAGAGCCTGGCAGTCTTTTCGATGAGTCTCGAGGCGCTCAGGGGAAGAATTGATCAATTTTCGATGAAGGCAATGGGGGTGAGACCGCACAGCGGCATGAAGTACGTCGCCGCCAGGCTTAACGACATTGCCAGGGGAAGCAGGCTGATAGGGAACGGCGAAAGGACACAGGATCCGTACACACTCAGGTGCGCACCGCAGGTCCTCGGTCCGCTGCACGAGATGCTGAACTACTGCAGCCAGGTGCTCACAGTTGAAATGAATTCGACCACCGACAACCCGCTCGTCCTCACCGAAGACGAAAAGGTTATTTCGGCCGGCAACTTCCACGGACAGCCTGTTGCAACTGTGCTGGACAGTCTCTGTATACCGCTTCAGGCGATGGTTTCCTTTTCCGAGAGACGCGTTGCAAGACTGACGGATTCCAAACTCAGCGGACTCACGCCGTTCCTTGCAGACAGGCCCGGCCTCGAATCAGGCTACATGGTGCTGCAGTACACTGCGGCGGCGCTTGTTTCCGAAAACAAGGTCCTCAGCCATCCGTCATCCTCCGATTCCATTCCGACATCTGCAAACCAGGAGGATTTCGTCAGCATGGGAGCCTACTCCGCAATAAAACTGAGACAGATGGTCAGAAATGCTTTTGCGGTCATTGGAATAGAGGCAATCTGCGCCGCAAGGGCACTCGAAATCGCCGGCGGTCCGTCAGCACCGGAGATCGCCAGGATTCATGTGTCCGTAAGAAAGAGGATCAAGGGATACAGCGGAGACAGAATTCATTCAGGGGATATCGAAACTATTGCCGGCATGCTGAGGGATGGTGCGCTTCTGCTGCCGGAATAA